A genomic window from Sporosarcina sp. Marseille-Q4063 includes:
- a CDS encoding MurR/RpiR family transcriptional regulator → MSSDYEIQTKNQFPYLTKGLKKVGDLLLSNPSIFATNSSKHIGEMIGVSETMVIRFCKSIGYEGFYMLQKDVINHLLVKSKSHYDSLHEVNNHNINYFGEHIKKDIALLNTNRSSLDFEKLESIVEVILNSKRIVISGYYQSFAFAHWLFFNLNYTLGNASLYRPETDALVFDFLPRKSCVIVFSFSRYALDTIRFAEDAKNKGLEVIAFTDSRLAPIVDHSDIVVLVDVGDNSIFEKGPVTLSIINSILSEVMKRADKQVAETDKFKYFINENNFTEL, encoded by the coding sequence ATGTCTTCAGACTATGAAATACAAACTAAAAATCAATTTCCCTATTTGACAAAAGGATTAAAAAAGGTTGGCGATTTATTACTCAGTAATCCCTCCATTTTTGCTACCAATTCTTCAAAGCATATTGGAGAAATGATTGGGGTCAGCGAAACGATGGTAATCAGATTTTGTAAATCTATTGGCTATGAGGGCTTTTACATGCTTCAAAAAGATGTAATAAATCACCTTTTGGTTAAATCTAAAAGTCATTATGATAGTTTGCACGAAGTAAATAACCATAATATAAATTATTTTGGAGAACATATAAAAAAAGATATTGCCCTACTTAATACAAATAGAAGTAGTTTAGATTTTGAAAAACTTGAATCTATTGTGGAAGTAATTCTTAATAGTAAACGCATTGTTATATCAGGTTACTACCAATCTTTTGCATTCGCGCATTGGTTATTTTTTAATTTGAATTACACATTAGGAAATGCATCACTTTACCGTCCCGAAACAGATGCGTTAGTCTTTGATTTTCTTCCTAGAAAGTCATGTGTTATTGTCTTTTCTTTTTCTCGGTATGCACTTGATACCATTCGATTTGCTGAGGATGCAAAGAATAAAGGACTTGAAGTGATAGCTTTTACCGATTCTAGATTAGCGCCAATAGTGGACCATTCGGATATAGTGGTTTTGGTAGATGTTGGCGACAACTCTATATTTGAGAAAGGACCGGTTACATTATCTATAATTAATTCCATTCTTAGCGAAGTGATGAAGCGTGCTGATAAACAAGTAGCGGAAACAGATAAATTTAAATACTTTATAAATGAAAATAATTTCACTGAGCTTTAA
- a CDS encoding ABC transporter substrate-binding protein: protein MYFKKNTVFLTVFMLAFTLLIMGCSSENKTSSNDGSAETNTGKFSGGTIKIAYPTQPQTLDPHGTTAEATRDAAKLIYEALVTLDSKYEVMPQLAESYKISDDKKTVTFKLRDGIKFHNGNDMTVEDVVASMEKWGANKGELGEHTWAVVDESTVELNLTEPSALVMNYLADQGNIAAIMPKDVVSSAGATGAEEFIGTGPFEFVDWKKDDVIHFKRFEGYQPDSEPANGLGGKKEALVDAIDWNFVPDASTRVNGLMSGQYQFAHMLSYDSIPQLENSSGSVVDVWPYGIEGLVFNKKAGAFTDVKLRQAVNYALDMEVIMSSAFTSQEYYDLENSLFLPSQTAWYSDAGKDLYNQKDLEKAKELLKEAGYKGEEIVILTSRDYEHHYNAAIATQQQLEQLGMKTKLDVYDWPTLLERRNDPDSYDIFFTGFSTVSTPNQYVFLDSQTAWPGWTDNAEIDSLLDQINAEENSDKSKALTAELQQVMWEDLPIINVGHNSRVSGYSEKLEGYNQMLGPIFWNVSLKK from the coding sequence ATGTATTTTAAGAAGAATACCGTTTTTTTAACAGTTTTTATGCTTGCATTTACGTTGTTGATTATGGGTTGTAGTTCGGAAAATAAAACTTCAAGTAATGATGGGAGTGCAGAAACTAATACAGGCAAATTCAGTGGAGGTACAATAAAAATTGCTTATCCTACTCAACCACAGACACTTGATCCCCATGGAACTACCGCTGAGGCAACACGTGATGCTGCAAAATTAATTTATGAAGCTCTTGTAACACTGGATAGCAAATATGAAGTAATGCCTCAATTAGCAGAGTCGTATAAAATAAGCGATGATAAAAAAACTGTTACTTTTAAATTAAGAGACGGTATTAAATTTCATAACGGTAATGATATGACTGTGGAAGATGTAGTCGCATCAATGGAAAAATGGGGAGCTAATAAAGGAGAGTTAGGCGAACATACATGGGCTGTGGTAGATGAATCTACTGTTGAATTAAATTTAACAGAACCTTCTGCTCTTGTTATGAATTACTTAGCTGACCAAGGAAACATTGCTGCTATCATGCCCAAAGATGTAGTTAGCTCCGCGGGGGCAACAGGAGCAGAAGAGTTTATTGGAACAGGTCCTTTCGAGTTTGTCGATTGGAAAAAGGATGATGTTATTCACTTTAAAAGATTTGAAGGATACCAACCAGATTCCGAGCCTGCAAATGGCTTAGGCGGTAAAAAAGAAGCTTTAGTCGATGCAATCGATTGGAATTTTGTCCCGGATGCTTCAACAAGGGTAAATGGTTTAATGAGCGGACAATATCAATTTGCTCATATGCTTTCTTACGATTCAATCCCACAACTTGAAAACTCATCAGGAAGTGTCGTAGACGTTTGGCCTTATGGCATAGAAGGCTTAGTATTCAACAAAAAAGCCGGCGCATTTACGGATGTGAAACTTCGCCAAGCTGTCAATTATGCGTTAGATATGGAAGTAATCATGAGCTCTGCATTTACTAGTCAAGAGTATTATGATTTGGAAAACAGTTTATTCTTGCCAAGTCAGACTGCTTGGTACTCAGACGCTGGAAAGGACCTTTATAATCAAAAGGATTTAGAAAAAGCCAAGGAATTATTAAAAGAAGCAGGTTACAAGGGTGAAGAAATTGTAATCCTTACTAGCCGCGACTATGAACATCATTACAATGCTGCGATCGCAACACAACAACAATTAGAACAACTAGGAATGAAAACGAAATTAGACGTTTACGACTGGCCAACTCTATTAGAACGTCGTAATGATCCAGATTCATACGATATTTTCTTTACAGGATTCTCAACGGTATCAACACCAAACCAGTACGTATTTTTGGATTCCCAAACGGCTTGGCCCGGTTGGACAGACAATGCAGAGATTGACAGTCTATTAGATCAAATTAACGCGGAAGAAAACTCTGATAAATCTAAGGCTTTAACTGCTGAACTACAGCAAGTAATGTGGGAAGACCTTCCTATCATTAATGTTGGACATAATTCACGTGTCTCGGGATACTCA
- a CDS encoding sigma-70 family RNA polymerase sigma factor, protein MHGRKGRILENFEEVLTQYEPMISAALRQLNIYRDHDSFRQAGRVALWQAWTRYEEGRGHFAPFASISIRGAMLDIIKREVRFEENVMQTEEKYLNDVESPATIQWSDRLSQAFKILNDAEREFIHWYFVEGLSQAECAEKAGVSVAGIKKRRHRMFVKLKGALQDNTTKEILSV, encoded by the coding sequence GTGCACGGTCGAAAGGGCCGTATTTTGGAAAACTTTGAAGAGGTATTAACGCAATATGAACCGATGATTTCTGCAGCTTTGAGACAGCTCAATATTTACCGTGATCATGACAGTTTTCGGCAAGCTGGTCGCGTTGCTTTATGGCAAGCTTGGACTCGTTATGAAGAAGGAAGAGGACATTTTGCGCCGTTTGCTTCTATTAGTATTCGAGGCGCTATGCTTGATATCATAAAGAGAGAAGTTCGATTTGAAGAAAATGTCATGCAAACCGAAGAGAAGTATTTGAACGACGTCGAAAGTCCAGCGACCATTCAATGGTCGGATCGACTTAGCCAGGCATTCAAAATATTGAATGATGCTGAACGAGAATTTATCCATTGGTATTTCGTCGAGGGGCTATCGCAGGCTGAGTGTGCTGAAAAAGCAGGCGTTTCCGTTGCGGGCATCAAAAAAAGGCGGCACCGAATGTTTGTGAAATTGAAAGGAGCATTGCAAGATAATACTACTAAGGAAATTCTTTCTGTATAA